A segment of the Oncorhynchus tshawytscha isolate Ot180627B linkage group LG19, Otsh_v2.0, whole genome shotgun sequence genome:
CTCACGTACTCTGGTCACAACGAGTGCTCTTCCACCTTGTTAGTGCTCCTACTCTCAAACATGACATACAGTACAGCCTCAAACACAGAGAACCACATCCTACATGCCGAGAAACCATTAGATCAAAAAATGTATGGGTAAGATTACAGTTTAAGGGTGCGTAGACTGTGACAGGCAGGTAATTCGTGATCATTTGATTTGGCATATAATCATGATAACCTCTCAGTGAAGAGATGATTAGCCATTCCTGATCTGACACTGTTCCTTGCCGACCTTTCCAACCCGAACGTTAATGGTTTGATCCTCAGCACGAACACTTTTACCACGCAATTTTATGAATGAAAAAAGCATGATCTCTTTTCTCTTAACATGTAGTGGTTTTAATTGATCTATTTTAAAGTGTGCTGTATGTCCACTTAACTGATATGAACGTATGTTAATGTATGCAAAGCTGCTCTCACGCCACATATCTCAGCACTGCTCAGAGCCACGGTCCTGTGGTGATTCATTCTAAATTCAGCCATAGTTTATAACGTGACTGACTTGATAGCCTGCATTTCTCTTAATCTTTCTCAATCAGGCTGTCATGTACAAGTATGATGCATGGAGCAAGATCAGACAATTATGCTATTGTGTAAGGGAGAAAATAAATGTTCCCTCTTTCCACTGACGACCAGGTTTGTCTGCAGATGGAAGAGGATGCATTGTCATGGCAACCAAATCCTACTGAGGGCTGGCTTTTACGCTGATGGGAGACAGTTTGAAGTGCTTACTGCAGAGAACCATCAACCAGATCCTCTTGTAATATTTTGATTTAGCCTAGTTCAGCTAGTTTTCGCACCTTGTCACAGGGTTGTTTTTAACTTCAAAGTGTGTCACTTTTTCAGGGCGTTGGTGGGGGCCCACAGACTAGTAAGTGGAAAGCACAGGCTGGATTTATGAGGACACACCTGGACTGTGGCTAGATGAACCCCGAATGCGATTTGAGTGTGTACCACTTATTTTCCTGTATTCACGCAGTCAAACATTGTTGGAAAATCTATTCTGACAGTCAGTGCTAGCCCAGTGGGCAATTCCCTGCTCAGAAGTGATTGTGAGATGTGAATTAATTGTGAGTCACCTGGTGTCCCCATCACTCCTATCAGCAGTTAATTATCACATCTAGGATCTGCACGTCTGAGTTATTTTCCATTTCCTCTCCTTAACTCCTGGATCTCACAGTGCTCTGAAAAAACTGGCATCTAGTGAGAGTCGGAAGGAGCCCGAGAGGAGGGCGGGTCCTAAACCAGTAGAGGTCAAGACCAGTCACCTGTCCCAGGCACACCTGTTGGCTGGGGCGTTCAAGCGACGCAGGTGAGGCCAGTGGCCACAGTACTTTTAGACCTAGGTCACATTTTTCAAATCATCTGGATATAGTGTTGGAGGATGTAACACAATTATAGGGGAGTGGTGGAGTTGGTTGAGAGTGGGGGAAAAAGTGAATTAATCTGCATGTCTCTAGTCTTTCTGTTGACTCCTTTCTCCTGCAGCTCTTCACAGTCCTCAGACAATAGCAAGAAACAGAAGGTTGAGGAGTCTGCAGCAGGGAATGGGGGCCGGACAGGTGGGCTGAGACCTTCTTATAGTGTAACAGCTGCTCGTCATTTCACAATTTGAGTGCTCTTATAACACATACTCTTCTCTCTCGCACGTATGACTTCACCGACATCGGTAAGTGTGACTGGCAGTGTGTTGTGCTCTCAGAGCAGGAGGCGGGCAGAGGTGTGGTTGAGCAGGGCTCCACAGTAAAGACCGGTGTTCTCCACCTTCCATCGGCCGCCGTGTGTGTGGGCATCCTGCCGGGCATGGGAGCCTACTCCGGCAGCAGCGACTCGGAGTCCAGCAGCGACAGCGAAGGTAGCATGGACAGGAGCATCTTTCCCATAAAGAGATATAGAGTCTGCAGATAGACACACACCAATATGCAGTCACActcatacacttacacacactcattcacacagacaggctgctgaCACCATTGCTTTCACAGCTGTATGAGTTACTGTTATTCTAAGTCATTAGCAGCGTTTCCATCAAGTTTTTTCCAGCCCAGAGTGGTATAGTTTAGGATTTCTTCATAATCACTAAATATGAATTAAAACCTGTTAAATTAACTTCAATGGCATTGTGATTTTGGTGTTGTGCATTCAAACATGacacctcccccttcctcccaatATGACATCTCACACAGTTTAAATCCCTGGCAGCCTAACCTGATGACATCCCCCTGTGGCTGCAGCTCTGCTATTGGCCAAGGAAACAGTGACTGACAGCTGTGGATCAAGGACAAGACTGCTAGACTGTCACGTCACATTCATACCTTACCTTAGACAACATCAGCCAGAGCTTAGTCTCAGACGCAATGTATGTGGAAATGCTTTTCCTttgagttttttgttgttgatgcgTCAGTGCGAATAATGCTGGATTTTAATGGGTTTCTTTCTCTCCATGAAAATGTGGGTTTCATCATGGGATGATCAAGGCTTTGGGTAGAAGAAAATAAAACGTTTTTCTGTTTTCTTTGTTTATTTGGTGTAAAGAGTCAGCCTGGTCTcctagactagatgtaacatagtaaactaAAATCTGCGACACTCATATTAGTATGTGTTACATTTGATGTGGTTAAATAAGACAAGGTTATATAAGGCAAAAACTaaaggagggtgggtgggtgtataaTATGaaagtctagcaacccaaaggttgcctgttcgaatctcatcacggacaacttagGCATTTTAGGTAATTTGCAACTACTTTTTTTTCTaattcctaaccataacccctagcctagctgatgttagccacctagctaacattaaccacatcaaattggaatttgtaacattgtacaaattgcaattcgtaacctATCACagattgtaattcgtaacatatcatccgaaatggatgatggatatccacaaattaatacatacctaacatactaatttgagtgtcccggatgtTTGTTTACtctgttacgtctacccctgagtacAGGTTGAAAGAGTTGGTGTACGTGAGTGCATGAATGAAGATAACTGGAACGAAATACAGTTTGAGTAAATTGGAATTGACTTCTGTGTCTGTTTGTACTCATTCACTTGCAACCGATTTAGTTGTGACAAATGAAAAATAAGTGGTGCTAAGAAATCTAAGTGTAGGGATATTTCTCAGGGCACTCTGAAAGAAGCCTTGTTTGTACAGCATACACATTCAATTTGATAAAGTTGAAAAGGATTTCATCTGGCACAATCAGGGTTAAATTTATACTGATTGTTCCAAACTTTCTAACATTTTCGGCTCTGCGTTTTCTGGTGAAGCAGAGGTTGAGTTCCTGCCTGACTACATTGCAGATGCATGCCAGATCTTGCAATGCATGgataggtacagtatgttatatctGCTAACCAGGCACGCAACCATTTGGCGCATTCAACGTTGCAGTTGACTTTAAAGTCGAGACAGGTcgcgttcccctgctcagacttgcatgcatcaaccaatggttacGCGCCACATCATCGACTGCTGTTGGGCACCAGAGTGCATAACATATAGGGCGTGTTTCTGTACTTAGACATTGCTGACGCCTGacagatcttacaacgcctggaCAGGTTTTTTAAGTATTAGCTAATGGtgctgggaactctgaaaaaacaagGTAAAATCATGAAGTCAGTAATCTTCAGTttggaaagtcggagctctagaaagatgcctgagtttccgagttggatgacgTTTGATTTCTCCCAGTTggagcttgttttttcccccaaGTTTCCAAGTCTTGAACacattgaagtcggaagtcagagAGTTCCCAGTTATTTTGAATCTGGCCTAACCACATATATTATAGAACTTTGTCAGTCAATGACACAGTCGTTGACATGATAGGCAACCATTGGTTGTTGCGTCACCTTAGCTGTGGAGCACGCCCATGATGTGGTCAGCTGATACAAAAACCCTAACCTCTGGGCAGAGGAACGTGCTCTGACTTCTACAAATCACTTGGCCAGGTTTTAGACTAGAGCATCAAAATTGTGATGAATCATGGGAAAATTGTGACTGAcggactgatctacaaataacaCTGAGTAGTTATAATGCAGGTGATTTGCAAATCAGTCAGTCTCGACTCGCATTTAAAGTTGGCTCTAATGTTGAATGTGCCTGGATCAATTTTGTCTAATCCTTTCAACgtgtgttgcattatgggtaAAAAATTGTCAGACTTGCACCTTACATGTCAactgcatgaactttacaaaaaACGTGATCAAAGGTCAATCAGTTTCTGATAAAGTCACCTTCAAGTTGCTGCAGTTGCTTCTCAACAACTGCACCATGCATTCATCGGCTGCATTGTGGGAGGCACtatttgtcaaccaatcattagggtgtTTTTGGTTAACCCACGCAAATATGACCAAAGACTTGACTGAACAGGAACCAACTTTGCAGCAATTCTAAAGCTACAAGGGGATACAATTGAAATTGATATTTGAGACCGCTCTCGAACCAAACACgttatgttttcactttgtgagCGTGTGCTATGGGGATACAGAAACGTTTATTTcgacatttataaagacaaaaaaaGCAAGGTTCAGATCAACACTGATCTTTCTGTTGGAAAACCACTACACTGTCGAGACTTTCGACTGTCGCAGATGGATCTCGCTGAATTTCGTCTACAGTCACCTTCATTAGCCTTACTGCTCGAACACACCCaatatttgtagatcagtcagtcacaatttacccatgattCAACACGGTTTTGAAGCTCTTGAATATGCCATTGGTTGATGCAACGCAACACCTGCGCATCTAATCGGGCAGGAACTAGACCAGAATGTATTCATTGCGCACGTTCATAGACTTCGATAGACATCGCATCATTGTGTATGTCCCTTTATGGCGTCTATGAGAGCATGGGCTGCGTTATTGAGGCCATCTCTATttttgaagtagtccattttcttcctctactacttctatgagttggcaaagaaactgaaagggtgcatagTGCCACCTGTAATGTtctgtttgaacaggtataaagccaatGTTGATGATTTACTGCCaactgcagttatggaatgtttcctCACAAGTATAATTTATTGGCTGATCCTTCCTGGTGATGAGGATGGTATCATTtgatccttctttaacccatagtcccacccagttgactacttcaaaatggtgaatgTCCTCAATGGTGCTGTCCATGCTAAAACTGGATCTTTTTTTGGCCACTAAAGTCCTCTATCTTTAAATATGAATCAAGGCTGAATAAACGACAAAtaaccttgcatcataaataactactcaatattatttgtagatcagtcagtcacaatttacaaTTTCTCTGGAACATGGCCATTATGTTGGCTCGACATTATGTTCCAGTCAAACACAGTGCACTGCACAGTGACATTTATGTAAGTTTATTTACCTGAGTGGTAACATAAATACATGGTGAGCTTTATAAAATCAATTACAACACCTTCAAGGTACAAGTACAACACCTTCAAGGTACAAGTACAACACCTTCAAGGTACAAGTACAACAAATTACAATTCAATGCATAAAAGATACATAAGAACTTTTCATAAACATTTCCTTTTCAAAACATAGAATATTGTATAAATGTACattcagtatacagtatagacattTCTAAAATTCCCTTTCCTTTCAGGGGACTGCAAAGTAGTGTTCTTTGACACATTTTCCTCCTCCACAAAGTCTTGCTttaagatgtaaaaaaaaaaaaaaaaaaaattgataaATACATatgaaaaaaaaatacttttcatGCACATTGTTTTTTGTAAACAGTGAGTAGATATTTGCAACATGCATGATTAACCAAGGCCTTGGGTTTTCACTCCAATGCTGTGTTGCTAGGCGACAGGTTCCTCTGTTTGAAATACTGTGTGACCTGTTGCGGCAGCTCAGCCAATACTGATTTGGCTAAAGTTTCCTTTGGAGCCTGTGAGAACATGACAGGAACATAAAAGTCACATTAGAGATCTCTAAATGTCAATGATTTTAAAATAGTAATGGATTCGAATCAACTTTCATCCAGTAAACGTTTTGGGAAGCAAAACCTTTTTACTGGATCACTCCATATACTCTGCATTAAAGATTTTTGTTCATTTCCTGCAGATGGACTGAAGCTACAGATTGCCCACTCCCACACCCACTCCCAATGCTTTTTACATATGTGATTGAAATAAATCCATTACAGCAAGCATCATCTCTAATTTGTCTAGCAACAACAACCTGTCGTGGTTTTAACATAGGAATATAACAGTCCTTTttttcctgatcttgtccacattctgattgtaccCACATTTTTAGACAAGTCTAGACAATTGAAAGATTAAatgtgatctgattgtgatcagGTCTTCCTGACCACCTCCAGAATAGTCAGACACGCAGATGTCTGGATAGCTTACAAGTGTAGACAGATCTGGACAGTTTAACCATCCCAATTCTCCCACCATCTGACAATCATTGACAGGTGATGCCATTGACTTATGGCATCAATATGTGTcttaaaataaatattattttgaaagaatatctGTCAAATACTTTTCATACAGGGAGGGACCAGGATAACTGGTCACAATGCGGACACAGTGGACAGATAAGAGACCCTTTTACCTACCATGTGTTGAAGCACGGCTACACTGTGGTTACAATCAGAATGTGGGAATTTTATACAATCCTTTTGTTTCACCCTATTAAACATGTGAGACACTCACATTTCGGAAGTCCCTGAAGGGAACAAACTGCACGATGTCTCTGACTGCCTCCTCTCCTGTGTAAGAGCGTAACACGCTGCTGTCCCCATCCAGAAACTCCATGGCAGCAAAGTCTGCATTGCCCACTCCAATAATGATGATTGACATGGGGAGTTTGGCTGCCTGAACAATGGCGTGGCGGGTCTCATCCATGTCACTGATCACCCCATCTGTGATTATCAGCAGAGTGAAGTATTGctgcagggggagaaagagagagatgggtggagagaagGGGTGATTCATAGACAAATCCactcaaaaaatatatttttttattttaattttattagtCTACTGTTGGTACAGTCCcataatgttttgcatgtcagcagtcaagttgtCAAGACATGGGattttcaagaagcaaagtgtcacttgccacatcatgaaaacttgactgctgacatgcaaaacattctGGGATTTTATTATCtgtggactaatgaaaaaaataccaaaatatagttttttgtGGATTTTTCTTTTAAACTTCTGGGATGATGCGAAGGAGACTTGAAGGTGAATATAATCATGTAGGGACAGAGCAGAAAAGTTTGTTTAGACAGAAATGACATTTAGCCAAAATATATTAAACTGTTCCGTTAAGCCACATGGATTACAGACCGGTATCAGTATGATGGCTACTGTATAACCACATCTCCGAAGTGACACTGGTGCTGGAATTACAAATTAGGG
Coding sequences within it:
- the LOC112218519 gene encoding PSME3-interacting protein isoform X6; this encodes MAVPAAGGVDLSRKFVSETEIEEKRKQRQEEWEKVRKPEDPEKAPEEEYDGRSLFERLQEQKDKKQEEYDEQFKFKNMVKGLDEDESHFLDEVSRQQSLVEKQRRDEELHELKEYRSALKKLASSESRKEPERRAGPKPVEVKTSHLSQAHLLAGAFKRRSSSQSSDNSKKQKVEESAAGNGGRTGGLRPSYSEAGRGVVEQGSTVKTGVLHLPSAAVCVGILPGMGAYSGSSDSESSSDSEV